The genomic segment TTCTTTAAAAACAGGTGTTTTTGAATTGTCTGAAGAATTCGGGTTATTTAAAAATGATCTTACCGAAATAAGTTCAAAATTAAACAAACTTATTTTAAACGAAAAAAACAATTCAACTTTATTTATTTCTTCTTTTAAAGAATTAAAGGAAGAAATAAATAAAACTTTTGAAGCAAATTTAGAAAACCTGAATAAAACAGGCGAAAAAATACTTAAAAACCTTTCTGCCGAACTTAAAGATTTAAACAAAAAACTTGATAATGCCGAAAATATTTCTGCTGAAACACTTGAAACAACTAAAGACGTTAAAAACGCACTTGTCTGCATCTCTGAATGGTTTGATGCAGCCGGCAAACTAATTGAAGAAAATAATCAACTCTTAAAGAAAAATTCTATCGAAAGAGTTGATGTCTTTATAAAAAGAACTGAAGAAAATGTAACCGAAAAAATTAAAAGGGTTTCAGATAAATTAAACCGTTTTGAAATAAGAATGGAAAATATCGAAGGAAAAATCGAAAAACTTTATGATCAGCACAGCAACAGAGAAGTTTTAAGGCAGCTGTCAGATATTCTTGAAAAAGTGGAAATTGCAAACGAAAGAAGCAAATCCAACGAACTTATATTAAACAGGCTTGAGCAGCTTGAATCAAGAATAGAAGAATTTGAAGACAAAAAAGCCGCTAAAAATAAAAAAAGACTTTCTGAAGAAAAATTTTAAAAATGCTTATTGAACTTAAAAATATTTGTAAAAGTTTTGATGATACAGTAATTCTTGATGACATTAGTTTTTCTGTAGAAGCAGGGGAAACTCTTGCGATTGTTGGCTTCAGCGGTTCAGGCAAAAGCACCCTTTTGAAAATAATAAGCGGACTTGAAGAAATTGACTCAGGTCAAATCATTCTTAGCGCTGAAGAAATAGGAATGGCTTTTCAATATTCAGCACTTTTTGATTCAATGTCTGTTTACGAAAACGTTGCTTTTGCCCTTAAAGAAAGAACCAAGTTCAAAAAACTCTATACTGAGAGCCAGATTAAAGAAATAGTTCAGGAAAAACTTGAAACAGTAGGTTTATCAGGAATTGAAGACAAATTTCCGAGCGAGCTGTCAGGAGGGATGCAAAAACGTGTGGGCTTTGCACGGGCTATTGTTACAAACCCGAGAATTATTCTTTATGACGAGCCTACAGCAGGTCTTGATCCTGTTTCTTCAACAGTTATAGAAGAATTTATAGTAAAATTAAAAAACGATCTCCATGCTGCTTCTATTGTTGTTACACACCAACTTTCTACCGTAACAAAAACGTCTGACAGAGTAATAATGATTTATGAAGGGAAAATCGTTTGGGAAGGAAGCCCTGTAGAACTTTTAACCTCTGCTGATCCTTATGCATATCAATTTGTCCACGCAGAAAAAGACGGTCCGATGGTTGCCGTGGTACACTAGTTAAATGAAAAAATTTATACATGTTGAATATTTCTATCAAAGTTTTTAAGATATAAAAGAGTTCTCTAAATTAATTTAAGGAAAAAATAAGGAATGAAATTATCCCCGGCAGCCAAAGTTGGCATATTAACATTATTTTCAATATTAATACTTATTTTTGGAGTTCTTTGGCTCAAAGGCCGTTCAATTTCTGCTGGAGAAAGAACCGAAGTAATTTTTCATGATATAGACGGAATGAGACCGGGTTCTGCCGTTCAAATGATGGGCATAAGAATAGGACAGGTCGAAGATGTTATTCCTGTCATTAGTTCCGAAAACAGCTGTGTTAAAGTAAGATTTGTTATAACCGAACCAAATATTAAAGTTCCTGATGCGTCAGTTATTTCTATCCAACAGTCAGGCATTATCGGGGAAAAATTTCTTGAAATTACTCCCCCCTGCACGAAAAATATTTTTATTCCGGTAAAAAAACATTTTAAAAAACTTTTAAAAGATAATTGCCCTGTCGAACTTCTTGTTGCAGGTAAATATACTGCAATAGGTGAAGTAAAAAATTCAGAAATAATAGATTCCAGAACTTTAACGCCTGAAGAGAAAAAATCAATAAAAACCCCTTATACTTATAAAATAGACTATATTTTAACCAAGCCGGGCTTTATTGTTCCCAAATATTCATCCTTTAATTTAGCTTATGACGAAACTATTCAGGAATTTAAACTTCAAATAACACCTCCTGATGATATTATTGTCGAAATTCCGGAATTTCAATCCAAGTATACAGTGATTGAACCTATAAGAATGCGCGAATTTTTTGATATTCAGCTTGAATCCGCGTCTGCCTTAAAAGAAACAAATGATAGAATAAACAGACTTCTTTCCGATAAATTTATTGATGATATAAGAATAACCCTGAATAATACTAAAGATTTTAGCGAAAAAGCTTCTAATGTAATGGATCAGGCTTCTGAAATATTAACTTCATCAAAAGATGATATTACAAACCTTATTTCTCTTTCAACAAAGCTTTCTGACAATATGATTGTCCTTACAGGCAACTTGAACAGCATTGTAGGAGATAAAAAATTCAAAACAAGCCTTATTTCAACTTCTCAATCAATTCAAAAATCTTCTGAAGAAATCTCTAATTTGTTATCTAATTCTAAACTTCAGGATAGTCTTATAAATATTAATTCCACAAGCAAAGATCTTTCCGAAGTGGTTAAATATGTTAATAACCTTACTAAAAATGAGGATTTTAATAACAAAATTGATCAAACCATTGTTAATTTAAACACTTCTGTTTCCAAACTGTCTCAAGTTCTTGATACGGTTGATGAACTAACAACTGATGAAAAAGATAAATTAAAAGAAATTTTGGATAATTCTCAAAATATTTCAAAAGACATGAAAACATTTTCTAAAAAATTAAACAAAAGATTCTTGTTACTAAGACTGCTTTTTTAAAAATTTTATGAAAACTTATATAAATAAAATTCACTATTATGAAAAAATGAAACCGTTAGACTGTATAGTTTTAAGTATTTTGCTGTTTTGTTCTTTTTTTTACGGGATTATAGTCCGCATAAGACAACTTCTTTATAAATTTAAAATCCTAAAAAGCGTCAAATTAAACGCTTATGTTATTTCTATAGGAAATTTAACCACAGGCGGAACGGGGAAAACACCAATAACCTGCGAAATTGCTAATTATATTAATAAAAATATTGATAAACAAGTTGCTATAATCAGCAGAGGCTATGGCGGCATGCTTTCTAATAAAAATACAAATATCATAAGCGACGGGAAAAATATTTTTTATGATTCGATTCAGTCAGGCGATGAGCCTTACTGGATGGCTATAAATTCAAACAAAACAGCGGTAATAACAGGAAAAAACAGGGTAAAATCAGGTCAGCACGCTATAAATAATTTTGAAAGCAAAATTTTACTGCTTGATGATGGTTTTCAGCATTTAAAACTTAAAAGGGACTTGGATATTGTTTTGATTGACTGCATAAAAGTTTTGGGGAACGGGTTTTTGTTGCCGGCAGGAGCCTTAAGAGAACATGAAAACCAAATCAAAAGAGCAGATAAAATTATTATTGTAAACAAAAAACCTTTCGATAAAGCCTCGGAAGAGCAATGCGAAAAAATTGCAAAAAACATGTGGGATAAATATGGAAAAGAATCTCTTGTTTGCAAGCTTAAACCGGATAAAATTTATGATTTAAAGACAAATGAGCCTGTAAATATTTGCAGAGCAATAGCTTTTGCAGGCATAGGTCAACCTGAATTTTTCTTTAATTCTTTAAAACATCAAAATATCAAACTTTTATCAGAAAAGATTTTCACAGACCATTATCTTTATACTAAACTTGATATTGAAAACATAATTAACAAGGCGCAAGAAAAGGGAGCTGATTCAATAATTACAACAGAAAAAGACGCTGTAAAATTGATGCCTTTTTTAAATGAAATAAATTCCGATATTAAAATTTGTGCCTTAAAATTAAGTGTGGATATGAATTTAGAAGAATTATTAAAAGAATTAAAATGATTAAAAAAATCCTTGTAATAAGATATAGATTTATAGGCGATACGGTTTTGACCATCCCTTTTCTTAGAAACTTAAGAAGAGCCTACCCGCAGGCACAGATTGATATGCTTGTAGGGCCTGTTTCCGGCGATGTCTTGCTAGATTGTCCTTATATAGACAATTTAATTTATTTTGATACCACAAAAAAACACCGCTACGAGAATACAGGTGAACAAAAAAGGACTTTTTTCAGTTATGTAAAGCTTTTAAGACAAAGCCGTTATGATAAGGCTTATGTCCTGAAAAGGTCTTTTTCAAGCGCTGCTCTGGCTTTTTTAGCGGGAATTAAAGATAGAATCGGCTTTGACACCGAAGGCAGAGGTTTTTTGCTTACAAAAAAAATTCTCTACGTTAAAAACAAACATGAAGTTGAATGTTTTCTCGATATTTTAAAAGCTGATGACATTCCCGTAAGGGATAATCACCTTGAAAACTGGATTTCCGACAAATCAGAAGAAAAAATTCAGGAAATTTTAAAAAATTATGATTTATCTGAAAAACAAAAAGTTTTAGTTCATGCTACCAGCGGAAATATAAATAAACAGTGGCCGGTAGAGAACTTTGCAAAAATAATTGAGTTTCTCTCAAATGAAAAAAATATACTGGTTTTCTTTACAGGAACAGCCGGAGATTCAGAAATTTACGATAGAATTTTAAACTTAATTCACTTAGAACTCAAAAATAAACCTGTAAATCTTTGCGGAGAGCTTTCTATTCAAGACAGTACGGCACTTATAAACAAAATGAATTTTGTTGTCGGCTCTGATTCAGGGACTTTGCATATAGCCGCCTCCTTAAACATTCCCGTAATAGGAATTTATGGACCTATGAATCCTAAAAAATGGAGGGCATGGGGAGAAATCCATAAACCTGTTTCTCTTGATTTACCATGTATTCCTTGCGAATTAAGAAAAAAATGCGACAAAGATTATGCCTGTATTAAGAACATAACACCTGAAATGGTTATAAAAGAAATAGAATCATTTATTTAACAGCTTGAACAACTTTTTGGAGTATTATCAGCTCTTTTAGAAGAAATGTACAAATATGGGATATAGTCGTAGATGGTCTTTACTTCTATTTTATCGTTATGGACATTTAACACAAGAGTATTACCGCTGCCTCTATCCTGAGAAACTCTCCCCAGGCTGTCAATATGTGGAGATTGATTGTTTCCGTAATAAGCAATAGCAAGAACTTTTGTATCTTTAGGGGTTTCTTTATCCTGTAGATATTTTGTTATACCGACCAAATCAGGACTTATAGACCATCTGCGAGTCCAATCCATTCTTTCACCGGGTGCGATTTTGCCATTACTGAATAACGCCGATACCGCCGCATTTTTACCCGACAATTCTGCTGTTTTTACCTTTCCAGAAGCAGCTTTGGCTTCCTGCACTAAATTTCGCAGAGTTTCATCAGAAATATTATTCTCAACTATGAACTTACCTGCCTTTTCTGTTTTTTCTATTTTTAAATGCTCAATTGGTTTATCAGTAATTGAATTAGCATTTTCACCCCAATAGGGAAGAATTTCTTTAATATTTCTCATTTTGAGAATGAACTTACCAGACTCGGGACTTTTTTCTAATGTAGCAATCTGTGTTTTAGGGCTGAAATATCTGTCTTCATTTAACCAGTCAAGACAATCCGAACAAGCATTGTACGAATATAAACCATCACCTGCACTCATCGCTAAATATTTTGCTTTAAGACCTTGGCCGGCTTTTTCTTTGTACGCTTTATCCGTCCTGAGTTTTTTAAGAGAAAGTTTTTCTAATGATTGATTCCATGTTCTTACGACTGCTGAACGCTCTCCACAAAAAACATTTTCAATAGTATTTTCAATGTTTGCAGACAATGACCATTCACCATTTTCAAACATCATGTTTGTTGCAAAATACCTGCCTGTAAAATTTCCTAATTCTTTATTTTTTGCGGCATGCTCATGTGCTTCAAGTAATTTTTTTAACAAAAGAATTTTTGTTGGCTTATCAACAGAAGATTTAGAAACAACCTCCACCTCATCAGGTTTAATTCCGTACTCTTTTAAAATATTTCTTTTTGCGCAAAAACCGATTGTGTCTTTATTTAAAGGATTTAATGATTTTAAATTACTCGGATTTTCAACAGTTTTGAGACTTTGAGTATTTTCTTTTAAGAATTTATTGTTGTAAGGTGTATAATTGACTGTGTTTAACATATTTTAAGCCTTTACAGAACTCTTTCACTTGCTTTAAAAACCCTGAACACAAAAAATTGACAGTATTCTTTCCAATTATTAAATTTTATTTACATTTAAGAGTTTAAAAATGAATCTATACGAACACCTTAAAAAAGAATTAACTCAAATAAAAATCGATAATCTTTATCGCGACTTCAAGGTACTTTCTTCAAACTCAGGTGCTTTTGTTGAATACAGAGGCAATAAAGTCCTGCAAATGTCATCTAATAACTATCTTGGTCTTGCAGGAGACCCGAGAATATCAGAGGCTGTCATAAAAGCTGTTGAAAAATATGGTGTCGGTTCAACAGGCTCAAGATTAATTTCAGGAACACACAAACTACATACAGAACTGGAAGAAAAGATTGCTGAATTAAAAGAAACCGAAAAAGCCATTATTTTTTCAACAGGTTATGCTGCTAATGTCGGTGCAATTTCAGCACTTTTAACGGAAAAAGATGCTGTATACTCTGATGAATTAAACCATGCCAGCATTATAGACGGAATAAAACTTTCCAGAACAAATAAATTTATTTATAAACACCGTGATACACAGGATTTAGAAAGATTAATAGAAGAAAATCATAAAAAATACAGGTTTAACGTGATAATATCTGATTCTGTTTTCAGTATGGACGGAGATATAGCCCCTTTGAAAGATATTGTGGCTATAAAAGAAAGATATGGAGCTGTTTTCTTTCTTGATGAAGCTCATGCTTTCGGGATTTATGGGAAAAAAGGGCAGGGATTAGCACATGAATTAGGCTTAAACGACAAAATAGATATCCAGATGGGGACTTTAAGCAAAGCGGCAGGCTCAGAAGGCGGATACATTTGCGGAAAATCAGATATTATAGACTACTTGAGGAACAAATCCCGTTCTTTTGTTTTTTCAACAGCCCCGTCTATTCCGTCCACAGCCGCATCAATAAAAGCTGTTGAAGTTATCGGCAGTGATTTTGGACTGAGAAAAAAACTTTGGGAAAATATAGATTATTTTAGAACGGGCTTAAATAAAATTGCTATTGCGAGCGGCAATCCATCCAAATTACCACACTCAACTGATTGCCATGTTGAACCTTTGACTCGCCTCGCAATAACAAAACAGTCAGAGTCAGCTATTTTTTGCATAAAATTTGATAATATCGAAAAAACCCTTGAATTTTCAAATGAATTACTGGAAAAACATGCCATCATGGCTTCTTGCATAAGACCTCCTACAGTAAAAACTCCAATAATTCGTCTTTGTACTATGACTCTGCATTCAAAACAAGATCTGGATTATGTTTTGGAAAAATTATCATTCTAAAACTTTATAGGATTTAACTCAAAACTAAATTTTTTATTAAGATTTGTAAAAATCAAGAGGGGAAACTATCAACTTTTTTCTTGAGAGTTTTTAAGTATACTGAAACGAGTTTGTTTTCAGGAAAACCGGCAAAGCCGGATTTTCCCGAAAAACATCACTCCTAAAAGCTATAGCGCTTTCGCGAAAAATATTTCATTTCTTAATTACTTTTTTAGAGCACTATATATGTAATTAAAAATTATATTTAATAATTTCAGAAAGGAATCAAGATGATTAATCCGCTGCAAAAAAATTACGGAAACTCAAGCAGGCTTTCTTTTGCAGCCGTTTTTGTCAAAGTGCCTGTTCCTCTGAAAGATGCTCGTGGGGTCATTAACAAAATAGCTGAATCTCTTGATTCCGGTAAGTTAAATTATATAATGACCGAAAACCTCACAGGACATACCCATAATGTTTGGAAAATGAAGGAATTCAAAAATAGTTCCAGCGACGGTTCTAATGATGCAAAATTGGTTGAAGAACTAACAAAACAAGGGTTGGATGCCTGGGTATAGCTTATTTCAAAATTAAACAAATTTAGTAATCTTTAAAAAGGAAGCAAAAAATGATTAATTCAATACAACAAAATTACGAAAAACAAA from the bacterium genome contains:
- a CDS encoding ATP-binding cassette domain-containing protein → MLIELKNICKSFDDTVILDDISFSVEAGETLAIVGFSGSGKSTLLKIISGLEEIDSGQIILSAEEIGMAFQYSALFDSMSVYENVAFALKERTKFKKLYTESQIKEIVQEKLETVGLSGIEDKFPSELSGGMQKRVGFARAIVTNPRIILYDEPTAGLDPVSSTVIEEFIVKLKNDLHAASIVVTHQLSTVTKTSDRVIMIYEGKIVWEGSPVELLTSADPYAYQFVHAEKDGPMVAVVH
- a CDS encoding MlaD family protein, coding for MKLSPAAKVGILTLFSILILIFGVLWLKGRSISAGERTEVIFHDIDGMRPGSAVQMMGIRIGQVEDVIPVISSENSCVKVRFVITEPNIKVPDASVISIQQSGIIGEKFLEITPPCTKNIFIPVKKHFKKLLKDNCPVELLVAGKYTAIGEVKNSEIIDSRTLTPEEKKSIKTPYTYKIDYILTKPGFIVPKYSSFNLAYDETIQEFKLQITPPDDIIVEIPEFQSKYTVIEPIRMREFFDIQLESASALKETNDRINRLLSDKFIDDIRITLNNTKDFSEKASNVMDQASEILTSSKDDITNLISLSTKLSDNMIVLTGNLNSIVGDKKFKTSLISTSQSIQKSSEEISNLLSNSKLQDSLININSTSKDLSEVVKYVNNLTKNEDFNNKIDQTIVNLNTSVSKLSQVLDTVDELTTDEKDKLKEILDNSQNISKDMKTFSKKLNKRFLLLRLLF
- the lpxK gene encoding tetraacyldisaccharide 4'-kinase; the protein is MKPLDCIVLSILLFCSFFYGIIVRIRQLLYKFKILKSVKLNAYVISIGNLTTGGTGKTPITCEIANYINKNIDKQVAIISRGYGGMLSNKNTNIISDGKNIFYDSIQSGDEPYWMAINSNKTAVITGKNRVKSGQHAINNFESKILLLDDGFQHLKLKRDLDIVLIDCIKVLGNGFLLPAGALREHENQIKRADKIIIVNKKPFDKASEEQCEKIAKNMWDKYGKESLVCKLKPDKIYDLKTNEPVNICRAIAFAGIGQPEFFFNSLKHQNIKLLSEKIFTDHYLYTKLDIENIINKAQEKGADSIITTEKDAVKLMPFLNEINSDIKICALKLSVDMNLEELLKELK
- the waaF gene encoding lipopolysaccharide heptosyltransferase II, producing MIKKILVIRYRFIGDTVLTIPFLRNLRRAYPQAQIDMLVGPVSGDVLLDCPYIDNLIYFDTTKKHRYENTGEQKRTFFSYVKLLRQSRYDKAYVLKRSFSSAALAFLAGIKDRIGFDTEGRGFLLTKKILYVKNKHEVECFLDILKADDIPVRDNHLENWISDKSEEKIQEILKNYDLSEKQKVLVHATSGNINKQWPVENFAKIIEFLSNEKNILVFFTGTAGDSEIYDRILNLIHLELKNKPVNLCGELSIQDSTALINKMNFVVGSDSGTLHIAASLNIPVIGIYGPMNPKKWRAWGEIHKPVSLDLPCIPCELRKKCDKDYACIKNITPEMVIKEIESFI
- a CDS encoding aminotransferase class I/II-fold pyridoxal phosphate-dependent enzyme produces the protein MNLYEHLKKELTQIKIDNLYRDFKVLSSNSGAFVEYRGNKVLQMSSNNYLGLAGDPRISEAVIKAVEKYGVGSTGSRLISGTHKLHTELEEKIAELKETEKAIIFSTGYAANVGAISALLTEKDAVYSDELNHASIIDGIKLSRTNKFIYKHRDTQDLERLIEENHKKYRFNVIISDSVFSMDGDIAPLKDIVAIKERYGAVFFLDEAHAFGIYGKKGQGLAHELGLNDKIDIQMGTLSKAAGSEGGYICGKSDIIDYLRNKSRSFVFSTAPSIPSTAASIKAVEVIGSDFGLRKKLWENIDYFRTGLNKIAIASGNPSKLPHSTDCHVEPLTRLAITKQSESAIFCIKFDNIEKTLEFSNELLEKHAIMASCIRPPTVKTPIIRLCTMTLHSKQDLDYVLEKLSF